Below is a genomic region from candidate division KSB1 bacterium.
GCTCTCGATGGGGTCAAACCGCCACCTGCGGACTGCGTTCACCAGCTCGTTGATGAACTCTCGGTCGGTGATGGTACTCTCCACCACTTCTACCTTGCTCACTAAGCCGCTGGCCGTGATGGTGATATCCAGGCTGACCTTGCCCTGGAGATTGGGGTTGCGCTTGAGGTACTTGTTGTAGATGTAGGTGATGCGCCCCATATTGGCGCTCACCACAGCCCGCAGTGCCTCCGGGTCACGCCGGCCACGCGCTTCCTCACTGCCAGTGACGGTGGCGGTGCGCTCGACGGTGACAGTCCCCTCCTTCTTGAGCTGCACGCTGGGCACACTCGCGTCCAAGTCCCCGAGGAGGTCGTCGATGCCGCCGCTCTTCGTTGCTTCAAAGAGCTCTTCGAGGCCAGCACCTTTCCCCTGGGTTCCTTCCCGTCTTCCCACCCTAAGGTCGCTCTCACCGGCCACGGCAACCAATTCGTGCACCAGCCCCTTGTCCATTAGGATATCCACCAGGGTGCCACTCCGACCTCCCTCGCCGGTGCCAGAGATCAGTCCCAAAAGCCCCTTTGTGGTGACGGTCCGCGCCTCGGCTCCCCCTCCGCCGCCTCCCCGGCGAGCTGCTTCGGAGGTTCTCTCCGCTTCTTCCGCTTTGGGTTTCTCGGCAGTAGACGGGGCGGCCGGGCCACGCGCACTCTCTACCACCGGCTGGACCTGCGACCGAACGACAAAACGAGCAAAGCGCTGCGGCACTTTGTCCAGGTCCACCGGTTTTCGCTCGGTGATGGTCATTCCGCTCAACTGCCACACGGTGAATCCCACAACCAGAAGTAGACCGCTCAGCACCAGCTTGAACAGCGGCTCCTCGGTGAGGCTCTTGAGCAGGTTGCGCGTGAGCGAGAACTCCGTGGGCGGCGCCGTCACGGGCACTTTGACCCGTTCGCAGGCGAATTCCACCCGCGCCGGGCCCACATACAGGCAGCCCTGTTTTCCTGCGCTCAAGGGCAGAAGGTAGGAGGTGCCGCGGCGGGGTAGAAGGCCATGCTTGACCAAATCGTGCACTTTGAGCCGGGAGTCCTCGACCCAAACCTCACCTTGGACAAAACCTTGAATCTGCGCGACGAATCTTCCATTCAGCCACCCTAACAAGACATGCCGCTCGGGCACTCCTTCGCTCCGCACGACGACATCGTTTGCTGAGGCACGCCCAACGGTAAGACGTTCGCCCTCCCCTAACACGCGCTGAGCGGCGCCGTCGCCCTGGGTCACTTTGATCTGCAGCTGCTCAACGATTCGCTCTTTCGCCATCTCTTGCACACCACCTCATCCAACCCTGGCCACCTGCACTCCTGCCCATCTACTCTGCACGCAGCACCGCCAGGTTCATGTCATTGTAGCCCATCCGCCCGCAAGTCACCATCACACGCTTGAGCAGCTCAAAAGGCGTACTTTTGTCCCCTTGAATGGTGATGTTGCCAGCAAAGGTGCTCACCGCGCCCAGTTGCCCAATGCCTTCGGTCAGCGCACGAAGGTCCTGCAACTCTTTGAGGAGAGACGGGATCACCAGCTCCCCCCTTGCGAGGACTTCTGCGTTCCGCGCGATGGGGCGACCGTCCAAAAGGATCCACTCATGCGTAATGGCCACGATGGAGGTGGTCTTAGGCGGCAAGGTCGCAGTCGACTCCGGCAGGCGCAGGTCCCGCGCAATGGTCATAATCTGCCCTTCGGCCGAATAACTTTTCAGCAAGAAAACCAGCAAGATGGTGAACATGTCTATCATGGAAGTGAGGCGCAACGTAAAGCTTCCCGTGCGCCCGCGCCTGCGTGGCGGCAATGGCTGCCATCGTGCCGAATCCTGTGACGAGAACATGGAACCACCCACGGTCATAGTTCAGCCCGCCAGCGAAATGTTGGGGAACCCCGCCTCACGGCAGGTGTCCATCACCTTGACGATCACTTCATACAGAATAGCGGAGGCAGGCGAGATGACGATATCTTCGCTCTCCGGATACCTGGCCTTGACCGCCTTGAGCTGCGCTGCCAACCCCTTGTAATCGAACGCTCCACCCAGCTTAGGCAGTTTGGGATGGTTCATGTAGGGGCTGTTGAGCTGGAAACCGTCCTCTTCCACTGCCAGGATATTCAGGATGGCCGGCTTGTCTTGCGCCGCTACTCCACCCTTACGACCGGCAGCGGGCAGAGAGAGTTCCAGTACGGCGATCTTGACAAACACGGCGGTCAGAAGGAGAAACGGCACCAGAATCAGGAAGAGATTCATGACGCCAATGATGTTGACGTCCGCCTCGCCGCGAGTGCGGCCCCGCCCAAGTGCCGCTTTCAAGTTCATTGCCTACTCCCTGCCCGAAGTCACGCCGTGAAAAACGCGCGCCACACTCTCGTTGATCTCGTCGATCAACCCGTTGGTCTTCTCCTGCAGGTAGCCGTAGGCAAGCAGACAGGGAATGGCCACAATGAGGCCGAAGGCGGTGGTATTCATGGCCTGCGAAATGCCCACCGAAAGAAGCTCCGCCTTTTGTGCCGCCTCAGCTTGGGCGACGGCCTGGAAGGAGACAATGAGGCCAAAAATGGTTCCCAGCAACCCGAGCAGCGTCGCGACGTTGGCAATAGTCGAGAGGTAATGGGTGCGTTTCTCCAATTTGGGCACCTCTACCAACGCAGCCAGTTCGAATGCGCGTTGTACCTCCTTTTCGCCGCCGCCGTTGTGCAGTTGCTCCAGGCCGGCCCGGACAATCCGCGGCAGGGGAGCATCCGAACGTCGGGCATAGTCAATGGCGCGGGCAACGTTTCCGGAACGGACCAGCTCCAAAACCCGGCTGACAAATGCGCCGCTATCGATCCGCGTTTTGAACGCCAATACGATAATCCGCTCGATCGCTATCGCATAGCCGAACACCATCGCCAACGCGATGACGTACATGAACGGCCCACCGTGCTTAAAGAATGCGGCAATGGTCTCCAAACTCACTTCCTCCTCTTCTTTCCCATACCAGCCTCACCTGCCCAGCCTTTTGGTGCTGGTGGCAGATACACCTACCAAGGAATGTAGTCGAGCGCATGACGGTTGAGCGTCTTGCGCACCGCGTCTCGTTCAACAGGACGGAAGATCTCCTGAAAAAACGAACGGTCAATGCCAATATCATCCACACGCGGGTCGCTGCCCGGCACAATGAAGACAGCCTGCGGTTTTTCCAGACGTCCCAGCACCTCTATCTTGTTCACGAATACTTTCACCGCATCCTCTACCACTGAGGGGTCGCGGCTAGTGGCCTTCTGTTCCACGTCGGAGACGAGCTTGTTGAGTTTGTCCTCGACGGGCTTTTGCTGTCCCCAGGCTGGCACTGCACCGAACAACACTACCACCAACAGCAGAGCCCCAGCACACAAGCCTCGTGTACGCAACCGCATCTCCCTATCCCTTATTCGTCCCCGGCCTCTGTCCAGGTGCAGAGCCGTCGTCCGTTTGTAGCCCAGCGTCCGGCCCCAGCTCGATGAGAAGAGCTTGCAAGCGCTTGCGACTTTGGGCAACCCATTCATTGTCGATGTTACTCTCCTCGGCGCGGCGTACGTTGGCGCGGTAAGTCTCAAGGGCCTGCAGCTTGAAAGGCTGTGTCGTTTGCACCAGTTTCTCATCATACACCAGCCGTTCGTCTGGGGTCAGGTTGTCAGGCCGGGGAGACTCCAGGAAGGCACGCACGAACTCCTCGAATGCCAGGCCGATACGATAGGAAGCCGCCGTGGCCCATTCCGCCACCTTGTACTTGGCGGCATCCTTGTAGGCCTCAAGGACGCGCTTTAGCTCATCGCGCTTCCGCACCAGATTCCTCTCCAGGGGCGGTACGAGCTGGATGCGACAATAGTCCTGAAAAAGTATTTCACCGATCATGAACTGAGCATGAGCAGGCACGTAATCATCCACGACTTCACCGCGCAGGATGTAAGAGTTGTACTGGGCGATGGTTCTCGCAAAGGCCTCCTGGGCTGCTCGGGAGTCGCCCTGCTTAAACGCCATGTCGCCGATCTTGAAAAGTGCCTCCACGTGTTCATTGGGCTCTACGCCACTTAGCGCCACATAGCGTTCATAGACGCGCCGGGCAGCCGCCCAGTCCTGGAGATTCTCGTAGCAGGCTCCCGCATTGAATAACGCCCTCGCCAAATAGGTGGAGGTGGGCGCAACTTCGCCCAGGCGAACAAAATCTTGCGCCGCCTCCTGCCACTGCCCCATGCTCTGCCTCAGCACGCCCGCGCGGAAAAGGGCCTCGTCCACCAGTTTGCTGCGCGGATACGACCGAGGAAGGTCCTCGAAGAGCTGCACCGCATTTTCCGTCGCCCCGCTCTGTTCGAACAGAGCGGCGGCTTCGTACAGGGCGCGCTCCGCCACTTCCGGGTCCCGCGCGGAGCCCGCAAGGCGCGCAAATGCCGCTGCAGCATCCTGCAATCGCCCCTGACCTTTGAGCGCCTCTGCCGCCTTGAACCGGGACGACGCCACCATTCGCTGGGCCCGCTCCACATAGTCGGCAGAATCAGCATATGCCGTGGCAAGTCTATTGTACCACGCTTCCGCCTCCTCGTACTGCCCACTCTTGAACAGAGACTGGGCGATCATCGTAATGGCCTGGGCGGTGTACGGACCACGTTCGGGAATCTCGGCTACCTTTCGGTAAGCCTGAACCGCCAACGTGAAGCTTCCCAATTGATACAGGGTTTCGCCCAGTTTCATCAGCACCTCAGCCCGTTTCGGGCTCTGGGCGAGAAACCGCTCAAAGTCGTTGCACGCTTGCACCAGATGGGCCTGAGCGGGGTGTGCCACTCGCACGGGCTGCATGACCCCCGAGCCAAGGAAATCGTCAATATAGGCAGTCATCGAGTCGGCACGCACACCACCTTGGCAAAGTTGGTAGTAGCATAGTATGCGATTGTAGGCCGCCTGCTCCTTGAAGCGCTCGTCCTCATAGTTGGTCATGCACTGGTAATAGGCCTCTGCCGCTCGTTCAAAGTCCCCCACTTCGTACAGGCACTCGGCCAGGAGAAAGTTGACCTGAGAAGCCTTGTCACCATGTGGGAACTTGCTGAGGTATTGGGAAAACCTGTCGATAGCCAGACGGAAGGTGCGGACCTGGCGCTGCTCCTGAGCTTTGGCATGGTAGTACGTGCCCAACTCGAAGAGCGCCTCTTGCGCCAGTCGCAAGGCATTGGTGCGGATCTCGCCCTCCGGGTACTGGGCAAGCCATGCACTTCCGGGCCCAAAGTTGGCAGCCAGCACCTCGCGCGCCTGATTCGCCTTCTCCTCCTCCCCAGCCCGCTCATACGTCTCCACAATGCGCTTGTAGAGTACTGGCGCATCGTGATAGAAGGGAAAGACCTCGAGCATCGTTCTGTAGGTTTCAATGGCCTCGTCGTAGAAGTTACGCGCATTGTAGATGTCGGCCATCTTTAGAAAAATCTGGATCGGATAGTCGCGGTCCTGTTTGGTCTGGAAGAAGGCCCGAGCCTTGGCCGGGCCGCCGAACTCGGTGAAGGAGGCGGCGATGTATTCAATGGCCTCTCGACGCAGGTCAGCCTTGTTCTTGTTCCCTCCCGCAACGCGACTTCCGGACGCAATCGCCCGCGTTTCCTCAATCAAGTAGACAAAGCTGCTTATCGCGTTGGCGTAATCGTTAAGGTTGTAATAGGACCAGCCCAACTTGTACAGTCCCATCTCGAAATAGGGGCTATCCCACTTGTCGAGAAGACGGCGGTAATGAGTAATGGCCTGTTGGAATTCTCGACGTTCGAAGTAGTATTCGCCCAAACGAAAATCGGCCTCCGGTACCAGCGGGCTTGTTGGTGCCTCCGCCAGGAGACGATCGAAATATTCCCTGGCCCTGTCTCGATTTCCCTCGTCCAGATGACTCATCGCCAGGCGATACAGCACGCGGTCTTTGAAGTCGATGGTGGGGAAGAGGTCGAGGAGCTTGGTCGCTATGGCGATGGTCTTCTGCAGATTGATGCGTGGCATAGTGGGCGGAGACGGCAGAAGACCTTGGTCGTATTTCGCCATGTCCGCCTCGTAGACGGTCATCTGTCGCTGAAACTCCAGATCCGCCTTGCGGGCGTAGAGTTCGGCCAATTGGAACATCACCGTGGGGGTGAACTCAGCCCGCGGGTACTTCGCAAGAAGGGTTTCGTTCTCGCGAATCGCCTCGTGCAGACGCGCCTCCTCGATGGGGGAGATCTGGCCCTGGGTCACTACTTGCGCCAAAGCGCCAGGAGTCCCTCCCACCTCCAGGAGCAGTGCGATGACCAAAGCCCCACCAAGTTTCACCCTTTGGTGCCAGTGCCTTGTCCGTAGCCCTGTCATGTCCTAATGCTCCGGCCCACCAGGTCGTCCTTGAGCTCCTCCCGCCGTACCTTTGAGGAACAAAGCCCGCGACTTTCCATATTCGGCGTAGGCACGCCAACTTTTGCGTTCCATCTTTAGACTCAGGTTCTCACGCAACGCCGCGATGGTGGCATGCATTTCCAGGAACCGCCGGTGCTCCTCCACTATACTCTCCAACAGCGCGCGTCGCGTCTCATCGAGCCGCGCCTTCTCTTCCTTGAGGTATGGTGGCAGCCTGGGCCCGCCACCCACGTGCATTGCGTCCAAAAGACTCGCCTCCAACAGCAGCAGGTCCTCGCGCAGGCGCTCGACCTCCTTCTCCTGGGCACCCAGCAAGTCGGTCAATTGTTGCACTAAAGTGGACAGGTTGTCCTCTTCGGGAAACAGTTCAATGATCTTATCATAGACTTTTACTGCGTCATCAAACAGGCCTAGTTGCAGGTAACAACGCCCCAGCAAAAATAATGCCTCTTCGGTCTTCGGGTCCTGGGGGTGGCGGGACACGAGGGTTACCAATGGTCGCACGGCCCCCTCATAGTCGCCCATCTTCACCGAGGCCCAACCCCGCGCCAGCAGTGCCTCCGGGTAGCGACGGTGCTCGGGTGAGACGGCCGCAAAGTACCCCCGGGCCTCCTTGTAGTAGCCGAGCTCGTAGTAGAGATAACCCAGTGTCAGGCGCCCCTCGTCCACGATTGCGCGCCGCTCCTCAGATACTATCGGCAACGAGACCAATTTGCGAAAAACGGCCACCGATTTGGTGACACGCTTCATCTTGAGCAGCGAGAGCCCCACCGTGTACAGGCCGTAGCCGTAATAGTCGCTGCGAGGGTCCAGGTTGAGCAGGGCCTCCAGCGCGCTGGCATAGTCTTTTATGTTATAGTAGCTCTGGCCTGCGTAATAGCGAGCCTCATCGTCCACGTCCACCGGTCGCGGTGCCTGGAGGATGGCCTCGTACAGATGGAGACTTTCCTGGTATTTCCCCTGTTTGTAGGCCGTCTTTTGCAAGCCCAAGAGCCCCTTCGCCAGGAGAGGACTTCCGAAATAGTTCTTGACCAAATAGGTGTAAGTGGCGGCAGCGGCATTGTAAAGCTCCATCTCGTAAAGGCAGCCACCCAATAGGAGAAGCACCTCATCTATTCTCTTATACTCCGGGTAGTAATCCAAAACGAGCGCAAGGTCCCGTGCAGCCTGCCAATGTGATCCCGACTTGATGCGGTCTTTGGCCTCGCTCAAAAGCCGCTCCGCAATCCGCTCCATCTCCCGGTCTGCAGCCGGCTGCTGCGCCTCCACCGGCGCCGAATTCCAGGCGGCTATCACCACATAGACCGCCACTGCTATGTGCCATGCACCTCTGGACACCAGGGCTCCTCTCGGCTTTGCCCGACATTTCGGGCCCGGCTTGCTAAGGCTTCTCAGGCTTTTCCAATTCCTTTTTCATGGCCTCCATCTCGCGGGCAGCCTGCTCGCGTCGTTGTCGCAGGCGTTCGGCCTCCCGTTGAGCCTCCAGCTGCCGGAGCCTGGCCTCGCGTGCCTTTCTATCCAACTGGCGGAAGACGGTGAACCTGCGTGAGACCCCAACTGTGACCTTCCAGTCTGCGTACCGCTTATGGAACTCGTCCTCCACCTCGGCCCGCCGCGTCAGACTTACGTCCAACGCCAGATCACACACCAGCGAAAACGGGCCCAAGAAGCGGAGCCCCTGAGTCAAGCGTTGTGAATTCTGGTACCACCTTACAGAGGAGTTGTTCAAGAAAATCTCGCCCGTGTACTCGGTGAAAAGGTACGAGGAGCGTACGGGTACCTTGATGCCCACACCCATGAGAACTTGGTCAACCCGGGCGGTAAAGAAGCGATCAGTAAGGTCGTGATCGAGGTATCCCACGTTCACATGTGCCTTCAGGGGAGCGACAGGAAATGTGCGCCAAAGGTCAAAGGTGGCAATTCCCATGAGTGCTGCCGCCGTCTTTCCCGATGAGTAGGGCTCGAAGGGGACGTTGTGATACTCTGCCGTGGGCAACACGACCATAGGATACACCCCAACCCGCACGCTGTTCCACCTGAACGGGACCACCTTTAGCCCCAGCCTGGTGTCGCCCGGCATCGGCGTGAGCTGCTGGCCGTCATCCTGGTAGAGCGCCATACCCGCCGTGAGTTCGAACGTCTCCGACAGGGCGAAGGTCAGACTGGCATTGAGCGTAAAGTCTTTGACGAGCATGGAGGCGTTATCGCGCGCCTCGACAAAGCTCAGACCATGCGCGGTGACGTTCAGTTGTCCTGGGACAATCGCCTCTGCCGACTGCACGCGCAACAGGCCAGTGCCCCCAAGCATTGTCGACTGCGCAGACGCCGAAGGGGCTACGCCCATCAACACCGCGCCAAGACTCACCCCCAGAAGTATGTTCGCTTTTGACCTCTTCTTCATGCAGAGATCCCTTCGGCTGCCATGCATCTTTCCCTTTTGCGAGGGCCCGCAAGAATGGTAGTGCTGCGCCATTGTGGCCTCGTACCGGGTGAACCACGATTTTTAAATTTACACCCGCCCTGCCGCATTTGCAAGCCCTTTTTCGGCCCACACCTCATGCGCCCGTCAACATTGTGTTCAGCGTTCAGACATTCGAGCCCGTGCTCTCACACCATTCCCTTCCGGCGGCGCAAGAACCACTCCATGCCTAACAGGATGACGATAAGCCCGAGGATTGTGCTACTCGCCCAATAACGAAATTGTACCCGCCTCTCCTCCCGAGCAGGATTCAGAGCCAAGCTTTTCAGGAGCGGCGAAAGGTCATTCCACAAAGACAGCGCTCCTCCCGAACGCTCGGCCATCTGCTGCAATTCTTCGAGGTTGGAGGCTGTGTTGAGGAATTCGACGCTCCAACGGGTGACACTAAAATGGCCAGTATCAGCCAAAGCCTGACCCAACGGGACGACCGCATTGGCAGTAAACCGGTAATCCCCCTCGACACCAGCGATGAGCTTGCATTCATAGCGGCCAGCACCTACCTCTTCTAGTGTAAGCGCGCGAGTCGCCTCAGGGCCCGTCACCTGGACTTGAACTTTGGCTCCCTCTTGAGGTCGGAAATCGGGCGTGTACACTTGCGCAGAGAACAGAATTGGTTCCCCGCTTCGGTACAGCTGTCGGTCCGTCCTGACGCGCAACTGCCTGTGCTCTTCGCGCAGTGCAAGCCACCGGACAAGGTTCTGGACGAATTTGGGATAGACGGAGTCGTCACCCCTCACGCCCCACATCATCAGATGCCACCGCCAGAAGCCGGAGGCAAACAGGGCAACCGCTCTGTGCTCCGGTGTCTCTCGAGCGACGATGAGGGGCACCTCCTTGCCACGGGCTCGTGGGGTGGGCTGGCCCACCGCGAGCACTATGCTGTTGGGCCAGAGGGGCACCTCATAGTAGCGAGAGGGAACCGGCGGAAGCTCTTGCCACGCTGCAATGGCTGCCTGCGCGCTCTCCTCGACTGCTAACAGCGGGTGCGCGACACCCGAGGGCAAGAAGACGCTTCGCATCTCAACGGGGCCCACCTGCGGGGCCCGGCGCATAGGCAAATGCTCCCACAATGGGTTCAGCCGGGAGAACTCGAGATCCTCGCCGCCTGCCCAAAACAAAGGGAGGTTCCGGGAACTCAAGGCCTCACTCACCGCCTCCATTACCGTGGCCCCAGTTCCGGCCACCGGGAAATCAAGCAGGAAGAGGCAGTCGGCTTGTTGCAATGCATGGGCCACGCCGTCGGGGGTAGCGCGGTAGAAGCCGTCGCCACGCCGACAGATGTAGACCTGGGCTTCTACACTGGCATCGGCCTCAAGAGCTCGGGCCAGAAAGGCTGCGTCGTGGCTGGGCCTGCCCGCTATGAGGACCACTTTGATTTTTCCTGGGAGCGTCTTGACGACAAATTCGGCCTGGTTGTTCTCATAGGTCAGCTCACCGGCAAGATGCGAGGCCGAAACCACATACCGCTCCACCCCAGGAGCCTCCGGCTTGAACCGAAGGGTGACCCGCGTCTCGGGCTGCCGCGCCTCCAGTTGCACGCTCGTGGCATCAAGTATAGCCCCTCCTCTGCGCAACTCTATATTGACCTTTTCCATGGCAAAACCATGGTTCACCAACCGCACTTCCACCGGTACCTCGGTGCCCACATAGGCAAAATCGTTGGCTATCGCGGAGCGGAGGACCAAGTCTTGTTGGGGCTTGCTACTACCCACGGCGACGGGAAACAGAGGCACTGGGCTCTTTTCGCCCACCCGGGTCAGAGGTTCACCCATGTTTGCTGCACCGTCGGTCACAACGACCACCCCTGCGAGTGGCTGCCCGCGCAACTGCGCGATAAGCTCCTGTACCGTCTCCTCAATGTTTGTACCGAGGCCTTCGAAACGCAGCGTGTCCTGCCCTGGTCGAAATTCGCCCCCCAAGCCTGTGGAAAAGCCAAAGAATGGCATCCGTGCCTTCCTGGCGAGTGATAGAAGCCGTGCATCTCCCAACACCGCTGCGACCTGGGCGGGCCGGCTCCCGCTATCGTCTGCCAGGGCCATGCTCGCCGATTGGTCGACGAGCACCGGCAAGAGTGGCTTTTGTTCTAATGAGATGACACAAGTCAGCACAGGCTGAAACACGAGCAGGACCACCGCCACAAGGCACGCGGCGCGCAAGACAAGAAGCGTCCTCCTCACGAGGTTCGACACAACGGGGTTGGTCCGGCGATAGATAAAGACCGCTCCCGCAGTGGCGAGCAGTATGGCCAAAAGCAGCACCAAGAGGTTCCCTGCCAGCTCAATGTTCACGTGGCTTAGGGCGCGGTGCATGGGTTGTGCCTCGATAGGGTAGCTTCTTCTTCAAAGCCGAGAGTGAGCGCAGGCTCGGGACGGAGTTCATCAGCCGCGCGTTCGCCGCGCTCAATGCGGGAGAGCCCGGCGCGCGCGATCATCGCTGCATTATCTGTACACAGCTCCTGCGGCGGCACATAGAGCCGGCACCCTTGGCTCTCCGCCTCCGTTTCCAGTGCCTCGCGAAGAGCGGTGTTCGCAGCAACTCCACCGGCCAAGCAGATAGTGCGCATATGCCATTTCGCCGCCGCTGCCATTGTCTTCCTTACTAGGACGTCTACTACCGCTGCCTGGAAGCTCGCGGCTATGTCTGGCAGTTGCCGGCGCGCCTCCTCCTCCCCGAGGCCCTGCACGTAGTACAACACCGCCGTCTTAATCCCGCTGAAACTGAAGTCAAGATTGCCTTCCTCCATCATTGGCCGGGGAAAGGCTATAGCATGCGGGTTGCCAGATTCTGCCAGATGGGCAAGTGCTGGCCCTCCAGGGTACCCTAACCCCAATACGCGAGCGACCTTGTCAAAAGCCTCTCCCGCGGCGTCATCGATGGTTCGCCCTATGGTGCGGTACCGTCCCTCCGCCTCCACTATCACCAGCTGAGTGTGGCCTCCGGATACAATCAAACAGAGAAACGGCACCGGCGGCTTTGCCTGGCCGAGAAAGTTGGCAAAGATGTGGCCCTCCAGGTGATTCACCCCGACCCAGGGAATATTTAGGGCGAGGGCCATGCTCTTGGCCACGTTGAGTCCCACCAGGATAGACCCGGCCAGCCCCGGCCCGTAGGTGACCGCAATTGCCTCTAGGTCGCGTGTCTGAAGGTTGGCCAGGTCAAGCGCGTGTCTGATAACCGGAAGGAGCAGGCGCATGTGGGCGCGCGAGGCATACTCAGGGACCACACCCCCATACTCGCGATGAATGCCTTGCGAGGAGATGACGTTGGCCAGAATGCGGTCGTCATCCACGACTGCTGCGGCACTATCGTCGCAGGACGTTTCGATGCCTAAGATGCGCATAGGTTTTGGAGACGCTCGAAGCTGCGAGGCTGCCGGTGGGTTCAGCGCTCAAGCACGACTTTGAACCGTTGGGGTGATACATCCCGCCAGCTCACTCCCTCTGGGGTTTCGATCACCGCGGGAAAATCAACCTGCTCGGGCGAGGCAGGAAGTCTCCACTCCACGTACGCCGTGATCTGCTCGGCGCTCACCTTCGTCACCACATCGACCCCGCCCTCGATGGTCAGCGTTAACTTTGGGGGAACGACAAAGGCCCTGTATCCAGGGGGAATGTTGCGCGCTTGTACGGGAATATCGTGCATCACTCGCTCCATGAGCTTCTGCACGTCTGCCACCACTAGTACCTCGCGCCGGTTCACGGTAAGCTTTTGGTCCACCGGCTCCTCCAGCGGCACGCGCACTCGCACATCACGCGTCGCCCGAGCAAACTGACGGCTCTTTGTAGCCCATCGCTCGACCGTGCGCACCAGCGACTCCGGCCCTGCCACGCTTACCGATTCGGGCTCCACATGGACAGCTCCGACTACGGCATAACCGTTCAGGGGTTGCACGGTGACCTTAGGCTGCACCGGGATCGTGCGCTCCACGCGAGGTTCTAATACCAGGAGCGCCTCCTTAGGAGAGAGGACCTCCAACACCTCGATTCTGCCCCCATAGTCTGCCATTGTCACGTCCGTAACCCCCAAGGGGATGCGGTGGGTACCACGCCCCAGATTGGCATTGACCGTCACGGCAAAGTCGCGGCTGATGCTGATAGCTATAAGGGCGCGCCCCTGACCTCTGACGCGCACTCGTACGCTGAGGGGAGGGTCGTTGCCCAAGGTGAGGCCAGGAGTGATGCCCACGACCCGCAGTGGCACGTCGAAGACCCAGTCGTAGTAGTTCTCGGTCTTGACGTAGAGCCACAGCACCAAGGCGAGGACAAGCACCACGCCGGCAATCCTGTAACGCCTAAGCAGTGCGCGCGGTGCAACCACAGTTCTAGCCGCTCCATACTCTCCGTGACAGCTCCCGGCCGTCGTTGTCCGGGGCGGTGCCGATCAGGGAGATGCTATTTCTGAGAGAGGGTCGGAGCTTTGCCAATACTTATCTCGCCGTTGTCGATCCTGATGTTAAACCCGCACTCGGGATTGGAGCAAATCCAGGCCTTGTACATGATCGAGGCCCCCTCCCGTCCATAATCGGACAGCGGCAGCAGAACCCCTCTTCCGCACTTTTGACACGCCGGAAATGCATTCTCCATGGTCAATCCCTCTCCTCACGTTTGTAATTACCGCCCATCCCTCAGGCGCCTGCACCCAGACGCCCGGAGGACCTCACCATGTGCTGCATCGTCGACGGCACCTACCAGAACTCGCCCGACGACACAATGGCCGGTACACCAAGATAGTCCCCAGAGTGGAGATCCGGCGACTGGCTGTGAAGGAAAGTAGTCCTCAGCCCCTGGCCACCAC
It encodes:
- the tsaD gene encoding tRNA (adenosine(37)-N6)-threonylcarbamoyltransferase complex transferase subunit TsaD, yielding MRILGIETSCDDSAAAVVDDDRILANVISSQGIHREYGGVVPEYASRAHMRLLLPVIRHALDLANLQTRDLEAIAVTYGPGLAGSILVGLNVAKSMALALNIPWVGVNHLEGHIFANFLGQAKPPVPFLCLIVSGGHTQLVIVEAEGRYRTIGRTIDDAAGEAFDKVARVLGLGYPGGPALAHLAESGNPHAIAFPRPMMEEGNLDFSFSGIKTAVLYYVQGLGEEEARRQLPDIAASFQAAVVDVLVRKTMAAAAKWHMRTICLAGGVAANTALREALETEAESQGCRLYVPPQELCTDNAAMIARAGLSRIERGERAADELRPEPALTLGFEEEATLSRHNPCTAP
- a CDS encoding V-type proton ATPase subunit G, whose product is MKKRSKANILLGVSLGAVLMGVAPSASAQSTMLGGTGLLRVQSAEAIVPGQLNVTAHGLSFVEARDNASMLVKDFTLNASLTFALSETFELTAGMALYQDDGQQLTPMPGDTRLGLKVVPFRWNSVRVGVYPMVVLPTAEYHNVPFEPYSSGKTAAALMGIATFDLWRTFPVAPLKAHVNVGYLDHDLTDRFFTARVDQVLMGVGIKVPVRSSYLFTEYTGEIFLNNSSVRWYQNSQRLTQGLRFLGPFSLVCDLALDVSLTRRAEVEDEFHKRYADWKVTVGVSRRFTVFRQLDRKAREARLRQLEAQREAERLRQRREQAAREMEAMKKELEKPEKP
- a CDS encoding tetratricopeptide repeat protein gives rise to the protein MSRGAWHIAVAVYVVIAAWNSAPVEAQQPAADREMERIAERLLSEAKDRIKSGSHWQAARDLALVLDYYPEYKRIDEVLLLLGGCLYEMELYNAAAATYTYLVKNYFGSPLLAKGLLGLQKTAYKQGKYQESLHLYEAILQAPRPVDVDDEARYYAGQSYYNIKDYASALEALLNLDPRSDYYGYGLYTVGLSLLKMKRVTKSVAVFRKLVSLPIVSEERRAIVDEGRLTLGYLYYELGYYKEARGYFAAVSPEHRRYPEALLARGWASVKMGDYEGAVRPLVTLVSRHPQDPKTEEALFLLGRCYLQLGLFDDAVKVYDKIIELFPEEDNLSTLVQQLTDLLGAQEKEVERLREDLLLLEASLLDAMHVGGGPRLPPYLKEEKARLDETRRALLESIVEEHRRFLEMHATIAALRENLSLKMERKSWRAYAEYGKSRALFLKGTAGGAQGRPGGPEH
- a CDS encoding CdaR family protein, translated to MVAPRALLRRYRIAGVVLVLALVLWLYVKTENYYDWVFDVPLRVVGITPGLTLGNDPPLSVRVRVRGQGRALIAISISRDFAVTVNANLGRGTHRIPLGVTDVTMADYGGRIEVLEVLSPKEALLVLEPRVERTIPVQPKVTVQPLNGYAVVGAVHVEPESVSVAGPESLVRTVERWATKSRQFARATRDVRVRVPLEEPVDQKLTVNRREVLVVADVQKLMERVMHDIPVQARNIPPGYRAFVVPPKLTLTIEGGVDVVTKVSAEQITAYVEWRLPASPEQVDFPAVIETPEGVSWRDVSPQRFKVVLER